Proteins from one Procambarus clarkii isolate CNS0578487 chromosome 40, FALCON_Pclarkii_2.0, whole genome shotgun sequence genomic window:
- the LOC123748751 gene encoding large ribosomal subunit protein bL17-like yields the protein MVKEQVMKPKTATQEAEAATEETEAATEETEAATEETEAATEETEAATQETEAATQETEAATEETEAATEETEAATQQTEAATQQTEAATQETEAATQQTEAANCSVPTRTTEDL from the exons atggtgaaagaacaggtgatgaaacctaAAACGg CCACTCAGGAGGCTGAAGCAGCCACTGAGGAGACTGAGGCAGCCACTGAGGAGACTGAGGCAGCCACTGAGGAGACTGAGGCAGCCACTGAGGAGACTGAGGCAGCCACTCAGGAGACTGAGGCAGCCACTCAGGAGACTGAGGCAGCCACTGAGGAGACTGAGGCAGCCACTGAGGAGACTGAGGCAGCCACTCAGCAGACTGAGGCAGCCACTCAGCAGACTGAGGCAGCCACTCAGGAGACTGAGGCAGCCACTCAGCAGACTGAGGCAGCCAATTGTTCAGTTCCCACAAGAACAACGGAGGACCTCT